In Lolium rigidum isolate FL_2022 chromosome 7, APGP_CSIRO_Lrig_0.1, whole genome shotgun sequence, the DNA window tggcggtaacgacctcttCTTCTTACCTTCTTACTCGTTGTGCGAGAACAGGCCATGCTCGGCCATTTGCGACGACATACTGATTAGATTGCTAGGGTTTTCATTAGGATATGATagatgtttgcaaggtgttcgtcgCTATTGCTTGctgttcttgtccagttcttggtgttcacggtctcgattagcttagatctgttactctaatctccaatcACGGTAGATTCCTTCGTGTTGTCGATTGATGAAACTGTCAGattttactgtgcatgcaaagaggggaaTGTTTATTTGTGCTGGGGTTTAGCATGCTGTGATTGTTGTGCGAAATATTACATACACATGTGTGGTTGAAACTAAATCCTAGAAGGACCGAAGCTCTGGTGAATTGTATGGCTAAAACTAAACCCTCGAACGACTAGGGCTTTAATGGATTTTGTGTAGCTTCTGGGGTAAACAGGGTGGCTCGGTGTGCCCTTCGCGGTGACGTGTGAGTGGGTGTGGGCTTGACCCTGTCTTTGTAGATTTTTGTCCAATTTTTTAATAAAAACATGACACTttctgcttaattaatggatgaggcaaagctttttgtttgcgtttcaaaaaaaaatcctactCTTTTCTATTCATGCGTGTCGGAAATTGTGCTAACCAAAGAGTATTCAGGTTTGCAGACCTAAACAAGAAATAACCCAAAAATGTTGTATACTGCAAGAATTGAAGTATATTCGGGTGGGTTCAAATTTAACTACACACCAGTCTCTTCTGTCAATAGACAAGTGACACTGGCCTGAAACCTCCAGCTTCGCTGCAGAAGCTGTGTCTTTGATCCTCCATACAAGGATGCTCAGAAGTTACTAAGATAGTTTAAAATAGCCAGCTATCTTATGTATCCGTAACATTTTTTGAGGCTATGAAATAATATAGACATGCTATAGCGGGATATTCCATTTagagatttttaaattttttgaaatctttcAATTATATCTTACTAAAAAAAACTATGATAAAGAACGATTCATGATACAACTTATTGAACTATTCAAAACAAAAGTATTAAATTAttcaactcacaagttttatctaatcATATTAACAcaaatttcagaaaagaaaaaaaaaagaaaaattcaaaaTACATGAGATTTAGCGCTAAATTTGAAGGTAATTAGGGGACGGCTATTTAAAATTTTAGCTGCTAACAACATAAAACAGCGCGTGGATAGCTGCCAGCCTGCCACTACCTTGTGACCGATACGGATACATACGTAGCACCAGCAAGCAGAGCGCCAGAACCAATCATACCAAGATGCTGGCATTCAGCTCTGATGGAGCAGTTGCACCTTGAATCTTCAGCTAAACGGTGCTGGTACTATTTTTGTAGGACCGCGACGCTTGCCACCTTCTCGCTGATATGTACTCGATCCAGTGGCGAATCTAGGATTTTGCGCTAGGGTGGGGCAATTAGACACAGGTTTTTTTTCAATACCACAAAAATAATATACAATTGAATGGGTATAAAATTTTCTATAAGAACAATCGAAATTTATTTATATAAGGTGTCACGAGCAGCATAGAATTTAGTGATTACATATAAAGTTTCTAAAATATGCATATAGTAATATACTAATATTACATGACAACATCCCCCGTCCTCTTCATGCTGAGGTAGTAGTATATGttcgagaaaaaagaaagaaaatcacATCACTAGGCGCAGCCGCGCAGGCCAGGAAGCAAAAGGCAACAAATCCCCAAACCTGCCCTAGCCTCGTACAGTACTTTTGATCAAACCAATACGGAGCTACGTGAATCAGCGACAGCAGCAAGCGGCGACCGAGCAGGCAGCGCTGCAGATCAGCAGCAAGCGGCGAGCGATCCGGCAGAGAGTAAGTATTTAATTGACGATTATGCTAATCAGGTCTAGCTCTTTACTTCTCTGAATTTGGAAATATTATTAGCTTATCCTTATTGCGTTGCAAAACTTGAACATTGATTCATTGGAGATCAAACTAATTGATTCTAATTGATTCTATGTAGTTGCTACAATCTGACTAATTGGTTTATAATTTTGCATTGTAGAGCTAGGGATATTGAGCCAAATTCTTAGGGTGGTCCTAGCCCCACCTTCCACCCTGTTGGATCCGCCCTCGATCAGCGCCAGCAAGCACAGCACCAATCAAGCCGAAGATGCAGGTGTCGTTCGTCCCTGAAGCAACCGCAGCACAGATCAATTCTGATTTTCAAATAGAAACAAGACATGGAGTCGGAGCTTTCTCTGAAAAAAAGCGCGTTCCATTGACATTACATGATCTTCAACATCTAATCTAAAAGAATATTCACAGTTAGCCCCAATTCTCCTCTTGGTCGGTATGTACAACGAAGATGACGAAGAAACAAGCGAAGCAGCCGCCGCCGGACTGAACCAATTGAACCCAATTCGAAGCCTAATCTACGTCCTCGACCCTGATGTTCCacggctcctccacctccatctgctcctcctccgcctgctGCGGTCCTCCCATCACCAGGAAGCTCAGCAGCACCGCGCCCGGGGGTCCCTGCCTCTCGGCGCCGCGCTCACCGTtctgctgctcctccgccgccggatcCGGCTTGGGGAGCTCGCTGCGGCAGACGGGGCAGCTGCCGTGCACGCCGAGCCACCGGTCCAGGCACTCCCCGTGGAAGCGGTGCCCGCACGGCATCTCCTTGCCGGCGTCGAACGCGTCCAGGCAGATCGCGCAGTCGCCCTCCGCCCTGACCTCCCTCAGCGCGGCGATGGCCGCCTTGGACGCCGGCgggacgccgccgccgaccccGCCGGAGAAGAGGTCGCCGGTGccgtcgccgccgacgacgacgtgCTGCACCAGCATCACCCCCGGCAttgcccccgcccccgccgccatCCCCATGAGCAGCCGCAGGATGCCGGCCGCCCTGGCCtccgcgcggcgcgcgtcgtttgCCGGATCCATGGGAGCGGAGGCGCGGAGCAGGAGCTGATCGAGCGCCGAGAGCGAGAGGAgccggccttttgcttgttttcgTGTGTTTTTCCTGTAGTGTGATATTTCGCGGATTTGGACGAGGAGCGTATATAAGCGGCGCGGTGAAGGTTCTGGAAGATTCTAGGCTGGCGCGATGTGTCTCTGAGCTGTGGGCCCCAACTTCCCGACGGCTGCGGGTTCGTCTGGCGGTTGGGCAGGACGTCACCGCCGGGTGGAGGAGTTGGGAATTCGGTACGAGGGACGATGGTGGGTCCAGGTCAGTGCGGGCCCGCGTGGTTCCGGAATCTTCCAGATATTTCGTCGCCGCGAGCTATGGGGCACTGATCTGTGGGGTCAACTGGAGCGCGTTTGGTAGACAGCAAAGGTCTTTTTTTGCATGGGCTGGAATGTGGAGCGagccgtttggttgcctggatGACGCCGCGTTGTTGCAGAACTGAGTTTTAAAGCACCTACGAAATAGGCTCTGGAGGAACGCCTGGACTCTGGAGCTAGGCCCATTGTGGCTAGAAGATTGCAT includes these proteins:
- the LOC124672821 gene encoding E3 ubiquitin-protein ligase RING1-like, which codes for MDPANDARRAEARAAGILRLLMGMAAGAGAMPGVMLVQHVVVGGDGTGDLFSGGVGGGVPPASKAAIAALREVRAEGDCAICLDAFDAGKEMPCGHRFHGECLDRWLGVHGSCPVCRSELPKPDPAAEEQQNGERGAERQGPPGAVLLSFLVMGGPQQAEEEQMEVEEPWNIRVEDVD